DNA sequence from the Vicia villosa cultivar HV-30 ecotype Madison, WI linkage group LG3, Vvil1.0, whole genome shotgun sequence genome:
AGAATAAATGAATTCCAATTTGTACCAACAATACACTTGTTTTAATAAACAGTTTATTTGTCACTTATAACACAAACGCTTATCAAAATAAACACttataaaaaaagtttatataagttaattttataacaaaagataatataagtttaaattaattttatatatgtatAAGTTGCTTCTTACGCTATCttgaagaaaattataaaaataaattttaagaaaaaattatttaaaaaattattaaattagttatttatttatattcaaaTGAAATAGATTTTATGTAAGCTATCAAATAAACCGACTCTTCAAAAAGATCACACTTAGGGGTAAAAAATAAGATTATGATAATCTTCGAACCATTCTTGCCCTTGACTTTTTCAACAGGACATATTTAGATTTGTCAAAGGCTAATTTACTTCAACATATTCCCATATTTATTTTTGGTTAGTTGTGTGGGGTTTATTAAGTTTGAAATTTCCGGTGCCTATTATCATACCGGAAAttcaaaatttctggtatttcaattattaaaaaaaaactatttttcttATACTTTTGAATTTTACAGTAAGGACCAAAGACAGTGACAGTTCTATTGCAGGACAGGCCACCGATAGAGCCGGTGCGGTTGCTCGGCGCAAGCCTCAGAGTCCTCCGACCGGTTCTAACCGAAAACAGAGGGATGAACAGCAGGTGGTGACGGGGTTCCGCGCACCTTATCGCCGGACTGATAGAGCATCCACTGTTGTGGAGGAGCATGTAGTGGAGGGTTTTATCTTCAAAATACAATGAGAAGAGGCTTGTACATAACACTATAACAGAGTCCCTTAGAACTTAAAAGTAAAATCAATCATCGTGAATCTACAATATCACATTCTTCCATTCCTTTTTGTTGTGTTTTACTTCTGGCAGTAGTATATAGTTAAAACACTACAACACAATACTTTATATTAAATACCAGAAAGAGGACAATAGACAAGTGTAACATATCCTCAAGTGGCAAAGTCAACCCCGACAAAAGAGAATTAGGACTGTCTTAGTAAAAGGAAATTGGGGAGACCAAAAGCATCACAAACACATCAGCCTCCACCGATAGTCCATTTAGAGTTAGATGTATTCTTTCTTGTATTTCCGTGTGCTACTAAGTAGTAGAAAGAGAATGCAAGCTGGTGTAAAAAGCTTAACATGGCTACCCTAAAAGAATCACTCTGGCCTAATTGGTAACACAATCTTTATAAACATTTAATTCAACACCGCAAGCCTGAATATATATACAGAAAGcaattaaaatataatagcaCACAAACTGGCTAATGTATCACATAAGTTTGTGATATATTTCTTTTATTAGAACCCAAGTTAAGTAATCAATACCACCATGATATATTAGAGTTGAATAACTTACAAAACCTACATTTGGGCGCACAAATTAactataaatcaaatatttagtaTGTTATGAATATGAGCACTGGAAAGGAATCAGATATGAATCTGTAATGAAATTACGAAAAGAACTGTCATTTTCCCGCAACAGTTAAGCTAACCTTATGAGTAATATAGGTTGCATGCATCAACAAATAGCCTAAAAGAAGAAAGTTACCATAGAAAGGGTTGTGATTGCAATCTCATGAAATCGATCATAATAACCGGCAAGGAAACTAAAGATTCTCCGACATTACATTAACAGTTTCAAATCTAATGCTTATCAAAATCCTATCAAGTCAAAGTTGATATGAGATTGTGAAACCAtcataaataaacaattaaaggAACACAAATCTTGAATAGGAAAGGAAGCCTTCTTCGgaaaacaacataaaatataaATGCAACACCAATTTCTTAACAAGCAATAACAATGAAAACAACAGACATTCCATAACAGCAAAACCCAATATAGAAACACCAAAAATGAAGCCAATACAGTAGCATATATGGTATGAACGGATGAAAAACCGTTCAAAAGAAGGGTGAGATTTTGGATCCACCAACGATTCTTGGATCACCTTGAGCAGTTGTTCATCTTGACTTGTTTCCTCAATAATAATACTCCAATTGACATTACTCACCATGAAAATAACCATCATATATACAACACATGACAGAGAATCCTACACTATATTCGCCTTCCCTTCCTTGTATTGATTCTCAAAGTCATACCCCCAACAACTTAGCCACCCATTTTTGCTGGTCTCCATCTAATAGCCTCTACTCCAACAAGTATTTCAAGCTTCGTTGACCAGTTCTTAAAATGAACCGGCTGCCCAACAAATAGTGCCGCCATTTCTGCACCGCTAAGACAATAACCATCAACTCAAGCTGATACACAAATTTTAGCCTGCCTCTGTAAGATAAAGCTTCGCTCAAAAACACCAATGGTCTGCCCTGTTGCATCAAAGACTGCTTCTAACCCAATTTCGGAAGCATCTATTTCTATTTCAAATGGAATTTGGAAAGTAGGCATGTAGAACAAAGGTAACTCTAAAGTCATGTGTGGATTGGCTGGTATATCCACAGAAAAGCAGGAAATATTAGCAGCAGTTGTTagtgaataataaataattttacattAGAAATAGGCTACTTCTAAAACACACTAGTGTCTTGATGTcccttcattttttttattcctCTATCAACAAAATAGACTCTTTTCATAAACTTATTTTGGGATGAAAGCCCTGATCCTGAGTCATAAGGAATACAACAAAATAAATAAGGACAGCAAAACTAAGGTACaaggaaaaggaaaacaaattcATTTGTTCACCTTTATTCCAATTTAGATTTTACAGAAGCCTTTTTTGGCTTATCACTTGAAGTTCTTACTTGAAACAGTTAAAAGTTGATTGAGAGATATTTGTCCCTCCCATAAATCCTTCTTTATTTCATACCTATGCTTAATTCTATCATCTAACTTGTATCCAAGAAATGCAGGAAAATCCAGCAACTCCTTAATGTCACGATCCATCTCCTCTGTCAAATACTTTATCTTCTTCTCTAGAGAGGCGTGATTATACCACAGTATCGGTGGATGCTTCTTACTCATAGCAAAAATTTCTTCGGACGACAACCCAGAATTCAAGAATAAACTCACCACCTTCTGCATATTCCCACAGCTTGTTCTAGTAGAAGCCGCAATCGCCATTGCCAACTCTTTTGTCCTATATTCATACCCAATCTTGACCAAAAACAAAAGCTTAGAAGCAAGATTCTTGCGGAACGAAATGCTCAAAAACACCGGTGCTCGGAACAAAAATTTAAAGATATCACCCGAGTCTAATCCACAATCCTTGAGAAATTGTATTCTAGGACGCAGTTTCGTCTCTCTACTATTAGTGAAGATAGCTGGAAACACCAACACTATCGTAAATATTTGTTGATCATCAAGTTCTGCAAAAGACTTCAAGAACTCTATATGTTCCTCAACATGTTCCACAGTATAATTCAAGATAATAGGAAACCTATTCAGCACTTTCCCAACACTATCGTCATCTCCGCCACTTAACTCAGTAAGAACCCTAATTCTCGGTTTCAGCTGATTATCCAAATCATAGTTGAGAATTGCAGGGTTCTTCACAATCAAATCAACACCACCGAATGGTTTTAAGAAACTAATTActctttcaatttcttccattgaCCTATGACAAATTGCCTTTGACAAACTCACTTTGTTAAGCACATGTGCAATCTTATCAACCCCAATTCCACTGTCAATAAGCAATTGAACCTTGTGAGGAAAATCAGATAATTCTTTTGGCTCATTAGCCAATAAAAGAAGTTTCACCTTAGCTTCCTCAACCTGTCCTTGCAATTCATTTCTCAAAAAGCTTAGCAATGGGTCAATTTCATTTGAAGTTAGCACATTCAATTGCTCTGTAACTATGTGATTGATGGACATACGACCTAATCCAAGAGATTTTAAAGAAAGAATGCGATCCCGCAATAAATCTAGTTGTATCGAGGTCAGTTCGGAAGCATTGCTTAAGAGCAAATTGGTTTCCTCAAAGCTGATACCGATTTCTTGAAACAAAGTGACAAGTCTGActgcaaataaaacaaaaaataatagtaaGAAGATTGCTTATAAGGTGTTTGAGAAAATGCGTGTGAGAAATTTATTTACCGTATTGGAAATCGAGATTGGGCGTGTGGGAAGTGCAGCGGCAGTGGGTGGAGAGTCGAGATTGGGAAAGGAAATAGTTGCTGTTTGGTGGTTGTGATTTGGTGAGTGGGGAGATGAAGGGTTGGGTTGTAAGATGACGAGAATGTGAAGGAAGAAAGGTTGTTATAGAAGAAGAGCAATGGCATGGAGGATTAGAGAATAGAGGGAGTGCTGCTAGCGCCATTTCAGCAAAATGGAAGTTTCTCTAATCAGAATTTACGACAGTGCTGCCCATTCACGGCCATggctaaaataataaggatatggATAGAAAATGCCCTTATCTATTGTATAAAAGGTTTAATTAGCTATGCAATTCtttgtttaaatttttaaaagtaaaatcaatttaaacataaaaaataaatatttatagtaaatagattttaattcaaataattagCTGAACTTTGGAATGGAATATATATTGCATTTACTTAGAAGTTATATTAATAGGAATGGTTGTCCGGATGTAAAAGTGATCAATAATAATTAGAATGATATTTGATGGTGGTGATTGATGGTGATCAAAATGATAGTCAGAATAGTGGTTAAAGTAGTAGTCAATGGTGGTCAGATTAATGGTGTACCATGGTTAGAGTTGTTTTTAGAAAGATAGTCGTGAGTAATGATTCACTCCATTTCCTATACTCCATTTCTTTTCCATTATTATAGTTTTGTGTATATATTACACGTATTTCTAAGACGTGtgacacatatttattatttatttaactttatgcacataaaactatagtaatagaccctccatttctttttaggaaatggaATGGATCCTTACTCGATAGTCGTTGATAGTGGTCAAAGTGGTGATTAGAGATGAGTGTGTAGTAATATGTAATTGTCTAAGTATTGGCTATTACTGGTAAAAAAGTAAGGATGGTGATCATAATGATAATTAGTGGTTATCATATTAAAGATCATATATAGGTGAATAAAATGGTGGTTGGATGTGGTTAGTGGTAGTCAAAGTGGTGGTTCGAATAATAGTCGGTGATGGTCATAATGGTGGTTTAGAGTAGTAGTTATAGTGGTAGTTGGTAATAAACTGACGGGTGATGGTTAGAGTGATGGCCATTGGTGGCTAGTGGTAGCAAACGTGGATTGAGTGATTACCGGATGTGGTGGTAAGAATGGTGATCACAATAGTAATAAATAGTGATTAAATTGAAGATCATTGGtgaataaagtgattatcatagGTAATCATAATGGTGGTCGATTGTGTTTCTTGTTAGTATTCGATGGTGGTTGTATTAGTGATTGGTGACCATTGAATTTGTAGCAATAAAAtagaaactaaaattataaatctacTTTTTTGTTTTGAGTCTTAGTAAAAAAAGTGTTTtgaaattattattgttttttttaaaattaaccctttatttttgtcaaacaaattttaattttttaattgattttcaaaactaaaaaccGAAATTTGAAAATCCCCTTATTCTAAGTTTATTATTTAAATCAGACTTTTATGCTAAATTAAATTTACATGTaagtttatttaatattttatgaaaaaaaaatcttaatattttaaaaaacttacacaaattttgtcattttctttttttattaatacctttttttaatttacaacattaaattaaatttacaAATTTAAAATGAGTAACATTTATTtctacttttaaaataaaaactgacCAATTGTTTTCTATTAAGGTTGGTAATGATAATATATAGGTACCCCTGTTGGAGGAGGTTACGGAGGATTGTTTGGTTTCAAAAGAGGAACATAATTGTCTGTATGGTGTTAAAATAGACTATAAACTTTGGATGCAGGGCATCGTAATCATAGGGGTCGAGGTGTAGAAGGTGATTGGCAATCTATGGAAGATTAGAGCGCCGCCAAGAACTAAGCACTTACTTTGGCGGATTTGTCGGGGTTGCCTTCCTACTAGAAGTAGATCGAGACAACATTATGTCTCATGTCTCACTATTTGTCAATTATGTGAGGGAGGTGTGGAGGATGAGTGACATGTGTTTTTTGGTTGTGCCCTAACGTTACATTGTTGGAATGTGGCGGGTTTTGTAACACTCTggtattttgatttaattatataattgattatttgatcttttgatgtgattatatgaATCACGATGATTTATAGATGGTATTATGTGACATGTGATGTTTGTATGATGCTTATGGGGTAGTTGAATTAAGatgttagttaaaataataatataaaaatagtcTAATTAGCAatgttattatttaaataaaataaaataagagataaTGAGGAAGAGTTAGTAAGGGCATATTAGATATATCACTAATACGGGTCCTAAGGCTAAATaggtaaaaagagaaaaagtgAGAGAATTTCATTAGTCGTAGAATTTTAGAGAAAACGAAAAAAGAAGAGAGAGCTAGGAcaagagaggagaagaagaacaaccGTAGAATTCGGGAAGAGAATCAATCAAGATAATAATCTAAGATAAGGGGGGTTATCCTAATTATTATGTTTGCCTTAAGGGATTGATAATTGTATGTTGGTTTGGGTTCGGGTATTTTATGATGAATTTGATAATATTGATGAAATACCATGATGAATTGTTTGGATTGCATGATTAATATGATGTATGATATTGTTTATTGTTGTATTGGTGATTAATAACATGATTTAGGTTCgaatccaccattgttgaggATTTGAAGGTCTAGGGTTTAAGGAAGAATGATGAACATGTGTGTTTTTGTGATTAGAATGATTAATCCATGTTAGAACTAGGTTAATAGACCTTAACTCGCAAGAAAATAAGGATTAAAATTAGTTTTTGGATAAAAGTCCGGGTCTGGTATGATGCAGGTCGCGCAGGAATTTTTTGTAGAATCGCAAAGCCCGCTCTGCGCgctcttaaaaataaaaagaatcaaTTTACAATAGAGAGTCTGCTTAGCGCGGTACAGACATGCTTAGCGTGGGTCCCTgaaattaaaaatcaatatttttgaaaaatgatttcaaaatatggaagcttaaattttattataatttctcaTATTTTTCTAGAATTTATTGTGCACGTTTGGGTAAGTTTAGAAGGCATTTTGTATGTGACTTGGTTTTGTGAATTCTTGGGTTTCTATACTTGACTTTGGTGAGTATTGTTGTGTTGATTGTTAACATGATTAATTggtgtttgtgtgttgtgttgaacAAGATGCTTGTGATGTTGTATGCTTGAACGATGACATGAATTTGATGAATAcatgaatgatgatgccattttaACTAGTCGGGTCGTTGATTTTGTGACGttgagcatcatgcattcatagcacaaTTGTAGGACAATAGTCCAGTGATGTTGTAGGACCATTAATTCAGTGACGACCCTTAATCCCATTGTGCGGATTAAGTGCAATTTGTTGATGTGCCCTGGTTCCAAGCGGGAatcgatcctatggtggggatctttggagaatgATGACTAAGTCATCAGTTATGAttttgtaccacatgcataagtccATCGTTATTGCATTGCATTGTTATGATATGTTGTGAAATGATGATGTTTGATTAATTATGGTGTGAATAACTTATGTGATAATTGCGATTGAATCATGAGATGATATTGTGAATATATGATTATGTGCAGGTGTGAGTAAATAAATGAAGCATGAGGATATGTTGTACCGGTATATGTGTGATTGTTGGATAATTGTAAATCACTACTATatctattccttatgtcttacataatgattatgaaatactcaccatttttgtttgaatattgcctccacgtgggtaatgTGTAGGTAATCAGGAGTAGTCCGCTGAAGTTAAAGGATAGCTTCGTGGAGTCCCTTTTACCGTTGTTTAGATTAAAgggagtcttgctctgatacgtaacattgGGACTGGGGTCGTTATGTTTTAGAACTATTATGTTCactttgattatttgagttaGAATTGCATTTTGATGTTGATGCTTTGAGTTGTAACTCGTGAACCATGATGTTCAGTTGGTGTTTATGGagtttattttaaatatgttttagattATGGATTCCGCTGCGAAATAACATGCTTTGATTtatgatgatgaatgagatatATTTATTAAATGAATTTTGAGAACCTGTGTTACGGAGCATGACTATTGTTTGTGAAGCTTTTATGACAATGCGATACCCTTGTTGGTGACTTTATTTGATGTTAATTTGCATTATATTGCGAATATTCTTTGTGAGATAGAAGGGTTTTACAGGTTTAGGTGATGTTATTATCCCTCGGATTGAACATTTGAATGATGTTAGGATGGTGCTTCGAGATATTTACAGTAAGGAGGAAAAGAGGGTTGCATGTAGAGTGGTTGTTATGTTATGGGTGTTGTAGAATAATAGGAATAATTGGATTAGGAATAACAAGAAAAAGGATGTGAGTCAGTTGAGGATGCAGGATTATCATGTCTGGAAGGACTAGTTCTTCGTTCAAAACTATCAAGATATGAGTACTACTAACGACcgtgttagtgcttttattggctgattggcatccatgtttggctaaaacataataagcaGCAAAACATAATGTATTGTGAATCTTGCaattataaaaagaacaaaacaggtacaagcaagatatTGTATGGAATTTCaggacatcaactcatgacatcgcgcctgcagaactggaaggaagattcagtttggtactcaacagatacaggatatttgtagaatattttgtaatcctatgtggcgcaaatttaaaggtctaaaaaatatttgaagaatcagatcagaagattgaataTTTAGGAAGAATCAGAACAGAAgattgaaaattcaacagtttctaatttaggagataaattaggaaactcatgattaaaaagacattgattgtagcagaagatttttgcagatttgtaacagcaaggagtgctgcgacttgtaagcccaagtccaattgggatcaggttataaatagaaacctttcgaacctagttttatatagaaaaccttgtttagaaacgatatagtcattagggtttctataggtagaccacccaggttgtgggatggctgccatgtccttctcgaaacctgtaggtaagagaagtgattgtcctcactcggaacctgtaggtaagagttgattattgtattcttgattgaagctgtgaagcaagatcgaGTTATTGTTCAttattaattgtgtaaatagctgttgcagggttgtaacagttaggtatcactagggagtgagcagaggttctcttgtcttggatggatgtctgaggtaaaggttgcattgggtagtgactaggtaaaccagaggttgtttatctgtaaacctgaggttgtttacataaaatagcactactgatagtgaaatcttcttcctggcttggtagcccccagagtaggtagttagacccaactgggttaa
Encoded proteins:
- the LOC131661244 gene encoding transcription termination factor MTERF8, chloroplastic-like, translating into MALAALPLFSNPPCHCSSSITTFLPSHSRHLTTQPFISPLTKSQPPNSNYFLSQSRLSTHCRCTSHTPNLDFQYVRLVTLFQEIGISFEETNLLLSNASELTSIQLDLLRDRILSLKSLGLGRMSINHIVTEQLNVLTSNEIDPLLSFLRNELQGQVEEAKVKLLLLANEPKELSDFPHKVQLLIDSGIGVDKIAHVLNKVSLSKAICHRSMEEIERVISFLKPFGGVDLIVKNPAILNYDLDNQLKPRIRVLTELSGGDDDSVGKVLNRFPIILNYTVEHVEEHIEFLKSFAELDDQQIFTIVLVFPAIFTNSRETKLRPRIQFLKDCGLDSGDIFKFLFRAPVFLSISFRKNLASKLLFLVKIGYEYRTKELAMAIAASTRTSCGNMQKVVSLFLNSGLSSEEIFAMSKKHPPILWYNHASLEKKIKYLTEEMDRDIKELLDFPAFLGYKLDDRIKHRYEIKKDLWEGQISLNQLLTVSSKNFK